A window of Ignicoccus hospitalis KIN4/I contains these coding sequences:
- the speD gene encoding adenosylmethionine decarboxylase — MKTVELTNGSKKKVEDRIVGRHVYGNLYGVDPAKLWDEEGLKELVREAAEVANMKLVEVRSWKFTGYHGGVSVMALVLESHITIHTWPDYEYATVDVYTCGERSDPWRAFELIVERLEPEDYVVHYSDRSSPKRPLGGTAGRIQ; from the coding sequence GTGAAGACCGTAGAGCTTACAAACGGGTCGAAGAAAAAGGTTGAAGACAGGATTGTGGGGCGGCACGTCTACGGTAACTTGTACGGCGTCGACCCGGCGAAGCTCTGGGACGAGGAGGGGTTGAAAGAACTCGTAAGGGAGGCTGCAGAGGTAGCAAACATGAAGTTGGTAGAGGTGAGGTCGTGGAAGTTCACCGGGTACCACGGGGGCGTATCAGTGATGGCACTAGTTCTAGAAAGCCACATAACTATACATACTTGGCCGGATTACGAGTACGCGACCGTCGACGTGTACACTTGCGGCGAGAGGAGCGACCCGTGGAGGGCGTTCGAACTAATCGTCGAGAGGTTAGAGCCGGAGGACTACGTGGTCCACTACAGCGACCGCAGTAGCCCTAAGAGGCCCTTGGGGGGCACAGCGGGTCGAATCCAGTAG
- a CDS encoding MqnA/MqnD/SBP family protein codes for MRAALLSIKYMEPLTEHFDVRGWEVVRTTPERSLYMFLNKYVDLAVVSSVAAASLSLEPCFKCPAIYGSGPIENVKLKFLRRGNKVKLWVTPQSYTGRALAVWFLTNRGMDFAFVEDPKNADALVLIGDEARELGGDVVDLGEAWEEAFGRPLVYAVTVSHVPFQLEVRYSWRNIRLAPLEEVLDAYLHTVSTLKNYWIRPAVPPKGLLGLLRSL; via the coding sequence ATGAGGGCGGCGCTCTTGAGCATCAAGTACATGGAACCTTTGACGGAGCATTTTGACGTGAGGGGGTGGGAGGTAGTTAGGACCACCCCGGAAAGGAGTTTGTACATGTTTCTTAATAAGTACGTAGACTTGGCCGTGGTTTCTTCCGTAGCGGCTGCCTCGTTGAGCCTCGAGCCTTGTTTCAAGTGTCCGGCGATATACGGCTCCGGACCTATAGAAAACGTCAAGCTAAAGTTTCTGAGAAGGGGCAACAAGGTCAAACTTTGGGTCACACCTCAATCATATACGGGAAGGGCCTTAGCGGTTTGGTTCCTAACGAACAGAGGTATGGACTTCGCTTTCGTGGAAGACCCGAAGAACGCTGACGCGCTCGTTCTGATAGGCGACGAGGCGAGGGAACTAGGAGGGGACGTGGTGGACTTAGGAGAGGCTTGGGAAGAGGCTTTCGGGAGGCCTTTGGTTTACGCGGTCACCGTATCTCACGTGCCCTTTCAGCTCGAGGTGAGGTACTCGTGGCGCAACATAAGGCTCGCCCCGCTGGAAGAGGTCTTAGACGCTTACCTACACACAGTGAGTACTTTGAAAAACTACTGGATTCGACCCGCTGTGCCCCCCAAGGGCCTCTTAGGGCTACTGCGGTCGCTGTAG
- a CDS encoding creatininase family protein, which yields MGRVYDLAKVPMSRVERLDLVILPIGSIERHGNHLPLGTDTLIAEEVARRVAKKLSEKGYHVGLLPPIWYGYTWSLRHLDGTVSVEAENLAKFVEDILVTLPSPRIPRILIINGHGGNKEPLEVAVKEALNRLSPGIKIGAVSWWDMVPKEAFLQAFGTLPSHACEIETSMVMAICEECVDLGDVEPVPPAERKLLRSLSETRRAFSRGYMGDPKRAKKEEGERLLEVAAEELARRLLRELESEEEVGIE from the coding sequence TTGGGAAGGGTCTACGATTTAGCAAAGGTCCCTATGTCAAGGGTAGAAAGGTTAGACTTGGTAATCTTGCCTATAGGCTCTATCGAACGCCACGGAAACCACTTGCCGTTGGGTACGGACACGTTGATAGCGGAAGAGGTAGCGCGCAGGGTGGCGAAGAAGCTCTCGGAGAAGGGCTACCACGTCGGCCTCTTGCCCCCCATTTGGTACGGCTACACTTGGTCTCTGAGACACCTAGACGGTACGGTTAGCGTGGAAGCGGAGAACTTAGCCAAGTTCGTAGAAGACATACTGGTTACTTTGCCTTCTCCGAGGATTCCCCGGATCCTAATAATCAACGGACACGGAGGCAACAAAGAGCCCTTGGAAGTCGCCGTGAAAGAGGCCTTGAACAGGCTGAGCCCGGGAATAAAGATAGGCGCCGTCTCTTGGTGGGACATGGTCCCTAAGGAGGCGTTCCTACAAGCGTTCGGGACCTTGCCCTCCCACGCGTGCGAGATAGAGACGAGTATGGTAATGGCCATATGTGAAGAATGCGTTGACTTAGGCGACGTGGAGCCCGTGCCGCCGGCAGAGAGGAAGCTGTTGCGCTCCCTCTCGGAAACGCGAAGGGCGTTCTCCAGGGGGTACATGGGCGATCCGAAGAGGGCCAAGAAGGAGGAAGGCGAGAGACTCCTCGAAGTGGCTGCCGAAGAGCTGGCTAGGAGGCTGTTACGCGAGCTCGAGAGCGAGGAGGAAGTCGGAATAGAATAA
- a CDS encoding DNA-directed DNA polymerase I — translation MKKPRRGPTLLDFLKQKQANDGSKALKAPKPVEEKAPKRPLEGAEKIENKIVNLIVSKKVDPQFQKFVNSGDRRYAALAQPRREAGDGEYYLLQVVYDGKRNKAVLLLYDEERHEVVEWVDAFGHKPYFLTNLTPEEIRKLGLHKHQNFAGMEVVYRYDLLHFENRKLTKIYTTDPLAVRELREKVPKAWEAKIKYHDNYTYDIGLVPTLKYKIKNNKLFPVPYKVSEGEVEKVLKAFEEESDEFKRLAISWIPIFEAPPPTVKAIAIDIEVFTPAIGRIPDPETAQYPVISVALSSNDGLKKVLVLIRENLKLTEDQLKELAEEDYEVEFYDSEKSMLIEVMRIIRDYPVLLTYNGDNFDLAYLYNRALKLGIPKEMIIFKKGSDKFEIKHGIHIDLYRFYDIAAIKTYAFGNKYKEVNLDAVAGALLGEHKVQLTKSISELNYYELAHYNFRDANLTLKLFTFNDYLPWKLMVLIARISKLGIEDLTRKQVSAWIKNLFFWEHRRRKYLIPNKEDIISMKGTVKSSAIIKGKSYQGAFVFEPSAGIFFNVVVLDFASLYPTIIKQYNISYETVNAPKCKNYYEVPEVGHRICKDVEGITSQIVGLLRDYRVKIYKKKAKDKSLDDKMKMWYDTVQSAMKVYINASYGVLGAESFELYCPPAAESITAYGRFAIKSTMDYAKKNKIAVLYGDTDSMFLWDPPQNLLDDIIEWVKNNFGLEIEIDKTYRFVAFTGLKKNYIGVYPGGEIDVKGLLGKKRNTPQFVKEAFIKMIEMIRNSQSPEEVVKTREEVKNLVKELYMNLKRQYYDLDELAFHMQLTKPIESYTKNMPQHVKAAKMLAKFGIHVNQGDVVSFVKVKGAEGVKPVQLAKLPEVDVEKYYEAIESTLGQILKAFSLDAASLSGTTKLMAFLNK, via the coding sequence GTGAAGAAACCCCGAAGGGGACCGACGCTCCTAGACTTCCTCAAGCAGAAACAAGCCAACGACGGGTCTAAGGCCTTAAAGGCCCCCAAGCCAGTAGAGGAGAAGGCTCCGAAGAGGCCCCTTGAGGGCGCGGAGAAGATAGAAAACAAGATAGTCAATCTAATCGTCTCGAAGAAGGTAGATCCACAGTTCCAGAAGTTCGTCAACTCCGGAGACCGGAGGTACGCGGCGCTGGCGCAGCCTAGACGGGAGGCCGGGGACGGCGAGTACTACCTACTGCAAGTGGTCTACGACGGTAAGAGGAACAAGGCTGTCCTCTTGTTATATGACGAGGAACGCCACGAGGTCGTGGAGTGGGTAGATGCCTTCGGTCACAAGCCGTACTTCCTAACCAACTTGACCCCAGAGGAGATCAGGAAGCTGGGGCTGCACAAGCACCAGAACTTCGCGGGGATGGAGGTGGTCTACCGCTACGACTTACTCCATTTTGAGAATAGGAAGTTGACGAAGATCTACACGACAGACCCCCTGGCGGTGAGGGAACTCAGGGAGAAGGTGCCCAAGGCTTGGGAGGCCAAGATAAAGTACCACGACAACTACACTTACGACATAGGCCTAGTCCCCACCTTGAAGTACAAAATTAAGAATAACAAGCTCTTCCCCGTTCCTTACAAGGTCAGCGAGGGAGAAGTGGAGAAGGTATTAAAGGCCTTCGAGGAGGAGAGCGACGAGTTCAAGCGCCTAGCCATATCTTGGATACCCATCTTCGAGGCCCCGCCTCCGACGGTCAAAGCGATAGCAATAGACATAGAGGTGTTTACGCCCGCCATAGGCAGGATACCGGACCCCGAGACCGCTCAGTACCCGGTCATCTCGGTGGCCCTCTCCTCTAACGACGGCCTTAAGAAAGTCCTCGTACTAATTAGAGAAAACCTTAAGCTCACCGAAGATCAGCTCAAGGAGCTCGCCGAAGAGGACTACGAGGTGGAGTTCTACGACTCTGAGAAAAGTATGTTGATAGAGGTTATGAGAATTATAAGGGATTACCCGGTACTGCTCACTTACAACGGCGACAACTTCGACCTCGCCTACCTTTACAACAGGGCGCTCAAGCTCGGAATACCCAAGGAGATGATAATATTTAAGAAGGGTTCTGACAAGTTCGAGATAAAACACGGAATACACATAGACCTCTACCGCTTCTACGACATAGCGGCGATAAAGACCTACGCATTCGGGAACAAGTATAAGGAAGTTAACTTGGACGCCGTCGCGGGCGCGCTCCTCGGCGAGCACAAGGTCCAACTGACCAAGTCGATAAGCGAGCTTAACTATTACGAGCTGGCCCATTACAACTTCCGCGACGCCAACCTCACGCTGAAACTCTTCACCTTTAACGACTACTTGCCGTGGAAGTTGATGGTACTGATAGCCCGAATTTCCAAGCTCGGGATAGAAGACCTAACTAGGAAGCAAGTGTCCGCGTGGATCAAGAACTTGTTCTTCTGGGAGCACCGCAGGAGGAAGTACCTCATCCCTAACAAAGAGGATATAATTTCGATGAAAGGGACCGTGAAGAGTTCGGCGATAATAAAGGGGAAGAGCTACCAAGGAGCCTTCGTCTTCGAGCCCAGCGCCGGTATATTCTTCAATGTAGTTGTATTGGACTTCGCGTCGCTGTATCCAACCATAATTAAGCAATATAACATAAGTTACGAGACGGTGAACGCCCCGAAGTGTAAGAACTACTACGAGGTTCCGGAGGTGGGGCACAGGATATGCAAGGACGTCGAGGGCATAACCTCCCAGATAGTCGGGTTGTTAAGAGATTACAGAGTTAAAATATACAAGAAAAAAGCGAAGGACAAAAGCTTGGACGACAAGATGAAAATGTGGTACGACACCGTTCAGTCAGCAATGAAGGTATACATAAACGCGTCCTACGGCGTCTTGGGCGCGGAGAGCTTCGAGCTTTACTGCCCTCCGGCGGCCGAGAGCATCACCGCTTACGGGAGGTTCGCCATAAAGAGTACTATGGATTATGCTAAGAAAAACAAGATCGCCGTTCTATACGGAGATACCGACTCGATGTTCCTTTGGGACCCTCCGCAGAACTTGTTAGACGACATCATAGAGTGGGTCAAGAACAACTTCGGCTTAGAAATAGAAATAGATAAGACCTATAGGTTCGTAGCGTTCACAGGTCTAAAGAAGAACTACATAGGTGTGTACCCGGGAGGGGAGATAGACGTCAAGGGGTTGTTGGGGAAGAAGAGGAATACCCCGCAGTTCGTCAAAGAGGCGTTCATAAAAATGATAGAAATGATCAGGAACTCCCAGAGCCCGGAAGAGGTAGTGAAGACGCGCGAAGAAGTCAAGAACTTAGTGAAAGAGTTGTATATGAACCTCAAGAGGCAGTACTACGACTTGGACGAGTTGGCGTTCCACATGCAACTTACTAAGCCCATAGAGTCTTACACTAAGAACATGCCGCAGCACGTGAAGGCGGCGAAGATGCTAGCCAAGTTCGGCATACACGTCAACCAAGGTGACGTGGTATCCTTCGTTAAGGTGAAGGGCGCAGAAGGCGTGAAGCCCGTGCAGCTGGCCAAGCTACCGGAGGTCGACGTGGAGAAGTACTACGAAGCGATAGAGTCCACGCTAGGACAGATACTGAAGGCGTTCAGCTTGGACGCGGCTTCATTGAGCGGGACGACCAAGTTGATGGCGTTCTTGAACAAATAA
- the fen gene encoding flap endonuclease-1 gives MGVTALRELIPSKCKKTLELKSLSNKSVALDAYNTLYQFLAAIRGEDGRPLMDSKGRVTSHLSGLFYRTINMLENGIKVAYVFDGAPPKLKTREIERRQKLKQEAEKKYEEAVRRGDVEEARKYAQMSAKLTKEMVEEAKRLLEAMGVPWVQAPSEGEAQAAYMAAKGDVWASASQDYDSLLFGSPRLVRNLAVSGRRKLPNKNVYVEVKPEEITLKCVLEELGITREQLVAIAVLIGTDYTPGVKGVGPKTALRYVKSYGDLERVLTALGVDDKELYLEAYNFFLNPQVTDDYELVWRRPDPQKIIEILVYEHDFNEERVRKAIERLMKAWKEKLSTKQSTLDMFFKKR, from the coding sequence TTGGGCGTTACAGCCCTAAGGGAACTCATCCCCAGCAAGTGCAAGAAGACCTTAGAGCTAAAGTCCTTGTCGAACAAGAGCGTGGCCCTCGACGCTTACAACACCTTGTATCAGTTCTTAGCTGCCATAAGGGGCGAAGACGGCAGGCCCCTCATGGACTCCAAAGGGCGCGTGACCAGCCACCTCTCCGGACTTTTCTACAGAACAATCAACATGTTGGAAAACGGAATAAAGGTAGCCTACGTCTTCGACGGCGCCCCTCCCAAGCTCAAGACGCGCGAGATAGAGAGGAGGCAGAAACTCAAGCAAGAGGCCGAGAAGAAGTACGAGGAGGCAGTTAGGAGGGGGGACGTCGAGGAAGCTAGGAAGTACGCCCAGATGAGCGCAAAGCTGACGAAGGAGATGGTAGAAGAAGCTAAGAGGTTGCTCGAGGCTATGGGGGTCCCGTGGGTACAAGCCCCCAGCGAGGGAGAGGCCCAAGCGGCCTACATGGCCGCTAAGGGAGACGTCTGGGCGTCTGCTAGTCAAGATTACGACTCCTTGCTCTTCGGCTCTCCTCGCTTGGTTAGGAACTTGGCCGTGAGTGGGCGCAGGAAGCTCCCTAACAAGAACGTGTACGTCGAAGTGAAGCCCGAGGAAATAACTTTGAAGTGTGTGCTGGAGGAGTTGGGCATAACCCGAGAGCAGCTCGTTGCAATAGCCGTCTTGATAGGGACCGACTACACGCCCGGGGTGAAGGGCGTCGGGCCGAAGACCGCCTTAAGGTACGTGAAGAGCTATGGTGACTTAGAGAGGGTGCTTACTGCCCTAGGCGTCGATGACAAGGAGTTGTACTTGGAGGCGTATAATTTCTTCTTGAACCCCCAGGTGACCGACGACTACGAGCTCGTGTGGAGGAGGCCCGACCCCCAAAAGATAATTGAAATCCTAGTGTACGAACACGACTTCAACGAGGAGCGCGTGAGAAAGGCGATAGAGCGCTTAATGAAGGCCTGGAAGGAAAAGCTCAGCACTAAGCAGAGCACGTTGGACATGTTCTTTAAAAAGCGTTGA
- a CDS encoding CDC48 family AAA ATPase, with protein sequence MAVPERVNPKGVELKVMEAKQKDVGHGRVRIDRMIMELIGVAPGDVVEIEGKRVTAAIALPAYPEDQGLDIIRMDGLIRKNAGVTVGDKVYVRKAKVKEARVVKLAPANFSVSIDEGFIPYAKKKLMDRPVVEGDTVMIPILGQTIPFVVVNTKPSGVVKITKNTNIMILEKYVEHARVPKVTWEDIGGLENVVRKLRELIELPMKYPEIFKRLGIEPPKGVLLFGPPGTGKTMLAKALANEIDAHFIPINGPEIMSKYYGESEQRLREIFEEARKNAPSIIFIDEIDAIAPKREEVTGEVEKRVVAQLLTLMDGLQERGRVVVIGATNRPNAIDPALRRPGRLEVEIEIPLPDKKGRLEILQIHTRNMPLAEDVDLEKLAEMTHGYTGADLAALVRSAAFYALRRYLPEIDLDKGEIPPDLLDRMKVTMEDFINAYKDIVPSGLREIYIETPEVHWEDVGGLKEAKQQLREAVEWPLKYPEAFRRLGIEPPKGILLFGPPGTGKTLLAKAAATESQANFIAVRGPEILSKWVGESEKAIREIFRKARQAAPTIVFFDEIDSIAPVRGMDTSTQVTERIVSQLLTEMDGIERLGNVVVIASTNRPDMVDPALLRPGRFDKLIYVPPPDKEARFQILKIHTRNMPLDMDVDLWRLAEMTEGYTGADLEALCREAGMEAMRENINTTKVSMRHFLNALKRVKPSITPEMLKFYETFMERAKQRVQVAKKGGPSIYT encoded by the coding sequence GTGGCCGTCCCGGAGAGGGTCAACCCTAAAGGCGTTGAGCTAAAGGTAATGGAAGCTAAGCAGAAGGACGTAGGTCACGGAAGGGTTAGAATAGACAGAATGATAATGGAACTCATAGGGGTCGCCCCCGGGGACGTAGTTGAGATAGAGGGCAAGAGGGTCACTGCCGCCATAGCCTTGCCTGCGTACCCCGAAGACCAAGGATTAGACATAATCAGGATGGATGGCCTCATAAGGAAGAACGCCGGCGTAACCGTGGGCGACAAGGTCTACGTACGCAAGGCGAAAGTAAAGGAAGCTAGGGTGGTAAAGCTCGCCCCGGCGAACTTCAGCGTAAGCATAGATGAGGGCTTCATACCATATGCCAAGAAAAAGTTGATGGATAGGCCCGTAGTTGAGGGGGATACGGTAATGATACCTATACTGGGTCAAACTATACCCTTCGTCGTCGTCAACACCAAGCCCAGCGGTGTAGTAAAAATAACGAAGAACACAAATATAATGATTCTAGAGAAGTATGTCGAACATGCTAGGGTACCCAAGGTAACTTGGGAGGACATAGGCGGCCTTGAAAACGTGGTCCGAAAGTTACGAGAACTAATAGAGCTACCTATGAAGTATCCTGAAATCTTCAAGAGGTTGGGCATCGAGCCCCCGAAGGGAGTGCTCCTCTTCGGCCCTCCCGGTACCGGTAAGACCATGTTGGCCAAGGCCCTAGCCAACGAGATAGATGCCCACTTCATACCCATCAACGGGCCAGAAATAATGAGCAAGTACTACGGCGAGAGCGAGCAGAGGCTTAGGGAGATCTTCGAGGAGGCGCGCAAGAACGCTCCGAGCATAATATTCATAGACGAGATAGATGCAATTGCCCCCAAGAGGGAGGAGGTAACCGGAGAGGTCGAGAAGAGGGTCGTCGCTCAGTTGTTGACCTTGATGGACGGCCTCCAAGAGAGGGGCAGGGTTGTGGTAATAGGCGCGACCAACAGGCCGAACGCCATAGACCCCGCCCTCAGGAGGCCCGGGAGGTTAGAGGTCGAGATAGAGATACCCTTACCTGACAAGAAGGGCAGGCTTGAGATACTGCAGATCCACACTAGAAACATGCCCTTAGCTGAGGACGTGGACTTAGAGAAGCTCGCCGAAATGACCCACGGTTACACCGGAGCGGACTTGGCAGCTCTCGTGAGGAGTGCTGCCTTCTACGCGCTGAGGAGGTACCTGCCGGAGATAGACCTCGACAAGGGCGAGATACCCCCGGACCTGTTGGACAGGATGAAGGTTACTATGGAGGATTTCATAAACGCGTACAAGGACATAGTACCCTCCGGCTTAAGAGAGATATACATAGAGACCCCCGAAGTGCACTGGGAGGACGTCGGAGGCCTAAAGGAGGCGAAACAACAGCTGAGAGAGGCGGTCGAGTGGCCTCTAAAGTATCCGGAGGCCTTCCGCAGGCTCGGCATAGAGCCGCCGAAGGGGATACTCCTCTTCGGCCCTCCCGGTACCGGTAAGACCTTGCTCGCCAAGGCGGCTGCCACGGAGAGCCAAGCGAACTTCATAGCGGTCAGGGGACCGGAGATCTTGAGCAAGTGGGTAGGCGAGAGCGAGAAGGCGATAAGGGAGATCTTCCGCAAGGCCAGGCAAGCGGCCCCGACCATAGTGTTCTTCGACGAGATAGACAGCATTGCCCCCGTTAGGGGGATGGACACGAGCACCCAAGTGACGGAAAGGATAGTGAGCCAGCTGCTAACCGAGATGGACGGCATAGAGAGGTTGGGCAACGTAGTTGTAATAGCTTCTACTAACAGGCCGGATATGGTCGACCCGGCGTTGCTGAGGCCCGGGAGGTTCGACAAGCTGATCTACGTCCCGCCGCCGGACAAGGAGGCGAGGTTCCAAATACTAAAGATCCACACTAGGAACATGCCGTTGGACATGGACGTAGACTTGTGGAGGCTGGCCGAGATGACTGAGGGCTACACCGGAGCGGACCTAGAGGCCCTCTGTAGGGAGGCTGGCATGGAGGCAATGAGAGAAAACATCAATACTACTAAAGTATCAATGAGGCACTTCTTAAACGCCTTGAAGAGGGTGAAGCCGAGCATCACGCCGGAGATGTTAAAGTTCTACGAGACGTTCATGGAGAGGGCGAAGCAAAGGGTCCAAGTCGCGAAGAAGGGCGGGCCTAGCATATACACGTGA
- a CDS encoding aconitase X swivel domain-containing protein, protein MVGEVEGRSKRLACGRALVGGGDVVGVVVKVEHPLSFLGEVDPLKGTLYDGRSIKNKVLVVKGVRGSTVGSYVIYALRYYNNAPLAIVVEGEADPIAVAGCVMAKLPLVDKTGPLGLRDGDEVLLRFTEGKGCILKVGGVDLKTSNRTAEGS, encoded by the coding sequence ATGGTTGGTGAGGTTGAGGGACGTAGCAAGCGCCTAGCGTGCGGCCGCGCGCTAGTAGGGGGAGGAGACGTCGTAGGCGTCGTAGTAAAGGTGGAGCACCCCTTAAGCTTCTTGGGCGAGGTGGACCCTCTAAAGGGGACGCTTTACGACGGGAGGTCGATCAAAAACAAAGTGCTGGTCGTTAAGGGGGTCAGAGGGTCCACGGTAGGCTCCTACGTAATCTACGCCTTGAGGTATTACAACAACGCCCCCCTCGCGATAGTCGTTGAGGGCGAGGCGGACCCGATAGCGGTCGCCGGGTGCGTTATGGCCAAGCTCCCCTTAGTCGACAAAACCGGCCCCCTCGGGCTGCGGGACGGGGACGAGGTCCTCCTCCGGTTTACCGAAGGGAAGGGCTGTATCTTGAAGGTCGGGGGTGTTGACCTAAAAACCTCGAATAGGACTGCGGAAGGGTCATAG
- a CDS encoding aconitase X catalytic domain-containing protein, with translation MMLTKEEERALSGEYGEALSQAMRILVKVGEVLGAERLVPISHAHASGVSYATIGEPGVHWLESLVKGGAKVSVYSTVNPIGFDPYSDIIKVDENFVKGQIRILEAFEKMGFDTSLTCTPYYLREPKPFERLAWGESSAVIYANTVLGAFTNREGGPVAVAAAIAGKIYEAGLQVLENRRTDSRIRLGFRPTDAAEWSAVGYAIGERIGQGIPRLEVPPPPRDHLKYMLAASAASGGLAMMVIEGVTPPKTYLLGEEEKVEIGREDVEHMFGSVEDADLVFHGCPHASLKELVELDNLIKEKVEKEVWVAVAPRLYERANDVIKSLSKKGVKFVRGTCLVVSPIDKMGIRKVATTSAKTYFYLKRRGLDVWLVRLRDVASA, from the coding sequence ATGATGCTCACAAAAGAGGAAGAGAGGGCCCTCTCGGGGGAGTATGGCGAGGCCTTGTCCCAAGCTATGAGGATACTCGTCAAGGTGGGGGAGGTCCTGGGCGCGGAGAGGTTGGTCCCCATATCCCACGCCCACGCCTCCGGGGTCAGCTACGCCACTATAGGCGAGCCCGGCGTCCACTGGCTTGAGAGCCTCGTGAAGGGCGGAGCCAAGGTTAGCGTCTATTCTACGGTCAACCCAATAGGCTTTGACCCATACTCCGACATCATAAAGGTAGACGAGAACTTCGTTAAAGGTCAAATAAGAATACTGGAAGCCTTTGAAAAGATGGGATTCGACACCTCGCTGACGTGTACGCCGTACTACTTGAGGGAGCCCAAGCCCTTTGAAAGGCTCGCTTGGGGGGAGAGCAGCGCGGTCATCTACGCTAACACCGTACTGGGCGCCTTCACTAATAGGGAGGGAGGCCCGGTCGCCGTGGCAGCGGCCATCGCCGGGAAGATATACGAGGCCGGGCTCCAAGTGCTCGAGAACAGGAGGACCGACTCCCGCATAAGGTTAGGTTTCCGACCGACGGACGCGGCGGAGTGGTCCGCGGTGGGCTACGCTATAGGCGAGAGGATAGGACAAGGCATACCGCGCCTCGAGGTCCCGCCGCCCCCGCGAGATCACCTAAAGTACATGCTCGCGGCCTCCGCGGCCTCCGGCGGCTTGGCGATGATGGTAATAGAAGGGGTGACCCCTCCCAAGACCTACCTCTTGGGCGAGGAGGAGAAGGTCGAGATCGGGCGCGAGGATGTGGAGCACATGTTCGGCAGCGTAGAGGACGCGGACCTCGTGTTCCACGGCTGCCCCCACGCCTCCTTAAAGGAATTGGTCGAGTTGGACAACTTGATAAAGGAAAAAGTGGAAAAAGAGGTTTGGGTCGCCGTGGCTCCTAGGCTTTACGAGAGGGCCAACGACGTGATCAAGAGCCTATCCAAGAAGGGAGTTAAGTTCGTCAGAGGTACGTGTTTGGTCGTTTCGCCTATAGACAAAATGGGGATAAGGAAGGTGGCGACCACCAGCGCTAAGACTTATTTCTACTTGAAGAGGAGGGGGTTGGACGTATGGTTGGTGAGGTTGAGGGACGTAGCAAGCGCCTAG
- the tpiA gene encoding triose-phosphate isomerase encodes MILAVNAKVYYPYSFGARLLRLARAIDKVAKEYSITTIIAPPHTELKEVKDIVEVTKVYAQHLDPVEPGAHTGSVILEGIKEIIDGSIINHSEKRMRLDEIELVVSKLRRAGKESLVCAPTPNTAAAVAALRPSMIAMEPPELIGTGVSVSRARPETVVETVRAVKGTGFAGPVLVGAGISSGEDVRKAIELGADGVLVASAVVKADDPYVKLKEFAEAMVR; translated from the coding sequence ATGATACTGGCCGTCAACGCGAAGGTATATTACCCATATTCCTTCGGCGCACGTCTACTGAGGTTAGCTAGGGCTATAGACAAGGTAGCCAAGGAATACTCGATTACTACGATAATAGCGCCCCCTCATACAGAGCTGAAGGAAGTGAAGGACATTGTTGAAGTTACTAAGGTATACGCTCAACACCTAGACCCAGTGGAGCCTGGGGCCCACACGGGTTCCGTCATATTAGAGGGCATAAAGGAGATAATAGATGGAAGCATAATTAATCACAGCGAGAAGAGGATGAGGCTTGACGAGATAGAGCTCGTGGTCTCTAAGTTAAGGCGTGCGGGAAAAGAGAGCTTGGTGTGCGCCCCCACCCCTAACACTGCGGCCGCGGTCGCCGCCCTGAGGCCTTCAATGATAGCGATGGAGCCTCCGGAACTGATAGGCACCGGGGTCTCGGTCTCGCGCGCGAGGCCGGAGACGGTGGTGGAGACGGTAAGAGCCGTTAAGGGGACCGGCTTCGCGGGCCCGGTCCTAGTGGGGGCCGGGATCTCCAGCGGCGAGGACGTCAGAAAGGCCATCGAGCTAGGTGCTGATGGAGTCTTGGTCGCTTCAGCCGTAGTGAAGGCTGACGATCCATACGTAAAACTTAAGGAGTTCGCGGAGGCAATGGTAAGATGA